The Yersinia intermedia genome window below encodes:
- a CDS encoding ABC transporter permease, with product MSVALNNTPGSPSRRRLWGFLQGLFTLALTLFGLLVITFFLSALSPVDRVLQIVGDHASEATYQQVKHQLGLDQPLPVQFWHYLVRLLHGDLGTASASGQPVLQDLLTVFPASLELATLSLVIGAALGVILGLLCARWAGSKLDATIRFITLLGNSVPIFWLGLLMLLLFYARLQWSPGPGRLDDIYQYTVEAKTGFALIDTWRSDDTGAFSNAIAHLILPVSLLSYYALASITRLTRSACLSELNKEYITLARAKGAGEMRILLMHVLPNIRGTLLTVIALAYTSMLEGAVLTETVFAWPGIGRYLTSALFAGDTTAIMGGTLLLGICFILINNVTDLLVRLLDPRTR from the coding sequence ATGTCTGTCGCACTAAATAATACGCCGGGATCCCCATCCCGGCGTCGTCTTTGGGGGTTTTTACAGGGTTTATTTACTCTGGCCCTGACCTTATTCGGTCTACTGGTAATTACCTTTTTCCTCTCGGCGCTGTCGCCAGTGGATCGGGTATTACAAATTGTGGGTGACCACGCCAGTGAGGCTACCTATCAACAAGTTAAACACCAACTTGGGCTGGATCAGCCATTACCAGTACAGTTCTGGCACTATTTGGTGCGGCTGCTCCATGGCGATCTGGGTACTGCCAGTGCCAGCGGCCAACCGGTGTTACAAGATCTGCTGACGGTTTTCCCCGCCTCGTTAGAGCTGGCCACCTTGTCCTTAGTGATTGGCGCAGCACTGGGCGTTATCCTCGGCTTATTGTGCGCCCGCTGGGCAGGCAGCAAGCTGGATGCCACTATTCGCTTTATTACCCTGCTGGGTAACTCGGTACCTATCTTTTGGCTTGGCCTGCTGATGTTGCTGCTGTTTTATGCGCGCTTGCAATGGAGCCCAGGCCCCGGCCGCCTTGACGATATTTATCAATATACCGTGGAAGCGAAGACGGGGTTTGCGCTGATCGACACCTGGCGCTCCGATGATACCGGTGCCTTTAGTAATGCCATTGCCCACTTAATTTTGCCGGTTTCCCTGCTTTCTTATTATGCCCTGGCCAGTATCACCCGCCTGACCCGTTCAGCCTGCCTGAGCGAGTTGAATAAAGAGTACATTACATTGGCAAGAGCGAAAGGCGCGGGTGAAATGCGAATTCTGCTGATGCATGTGCTACCCAATATCCGTGGTACGTTGCTGACTGTGATTGCACTGGCCTATACCAGTATGTTGGAAGGCGCGGTGTTAACTGAAACCGTCTTTGCCTGGCCGGGTATTGGCCGCTATCTGACCAGCGCTCTATTTGCCGGCGATACCACCGCGATTATGGGCGGGACACTGCTGCTAGGTATCTGCTTTATTTTGATTAACAATGTGACGGATCTGTTGGTCCGCCTGCTGGATCCGAGAACGCGCTGA
- the nrdD gene encoding anaerobic ribonucleoside-triphosphate reductase, producing MKTVVIKRDGCQVPFDEVRIKEAVERAALAVGVVDADYCATVARVVAQTMENQPKVDIRDIQTAVENQLMAGQYKQLARAYIEYRHDRDISRELRGRLNQEIRGLVEQSNKALLNENANKDSKVIPTQRDLLAGIVAKHYAKQHILPRDVVLAHERGEIHYHDLDYAPFFPMFNCMLIDLDGMLTQGFKMGNAEIEPPKSISTATAVTAQIIAQVASHIYGGTTINRIDEILAPFVTESFNKHKSVAQEWQIPDAAGYAMSRTEKECYDAFQSLEYEVNTLHTANGQTPFVTFGFGLGTSWQSRMIQQAILRNRIAGLGKNRKTAVFPKLVFAIRDGLNHKFGDANYDIKQLALECATKRMYPDILNYDQVVKVTGSFKTPMGCRSFLGVYEEEGKQIHDGRNNLGVISLNLPRIALEAKGDEAHFWQLLDERLLLAKKALMTRIARLEGIKARVAPILYMEGACGVRLQADDNVSEIFKNGRASISLGFIGIHETVNALFGHQTHVFDDEKLREKGVAIVERMRQATDTWKDETGYAFSLYSTPSENLCDRFCRLDTAEFGVVDGVTDKGYYTNSFHLDVEKKVNPYDKLDFEAPYPPLANGGFICYGEYPNLQHNLRALEDVWDYSYSRVPYYGTNTPIDECYECGFTGEFSCTSKGFTCPKCGNHEPSKVSVTRRVCGYLGSPDARPFNAGKQEEVKRRVKHLANGQLG from the coding sequence GTGAAAACAGTAGTGATTAAGCGGGACGGTTGTCAGGTACCTTTCGATGAGGTGCGGATCAAGGAAGCCGTCGAGCGTGCAGCCTTAGCTGTTGGCGTTGTGGACGCAGATTATTGTGCAACTGTTGCCCGAGTGGTCGCTCAGACGATGGAAAACCAGCCGAAAGTTGATATCCGCGACATCCAAACTGCGGTAGAAAACCAACTGATGGCCGGTCAATACAAGCAGTTAGCTCGCGCCTATATTGAATATCGCCATGACAGGGATATCTCGCGGGAACTGCGTGGTCGCCTGAATCAGGAAATCCGTGGATTGGTTGAGCAAAGTAACAAAGCGCTGCTTAACGAAAATGCCAATAAAGACAGTAAAGTGATCCCCACCCAGCGCGATCTGCTGGCGGGTATTGTCGCGAAACATTATGCCAAACAGCATATCTTGCCACGGGATGTGGTGTTAGCGCATGAACGAGGTGAAATCCACTATCACGATTTGGATTACGCGCCCTTCTTCCCGATGTTCAACTGTATGTTGATTGATCTCGATGGCATGCTGACCCAAGGCTTTAAAATGGGTAATGCGGAAATCGAACCACCGAAATCCATTTCTACTGCCACCGCAGTGACCGCACAAATTATCGCTCAGGTTGCCAGCCATATCTATGGTGGTACAACCATTAACCGTATCGATGAAATTCTGGCCCCGTTTGTCACTGAAAGTTTTAACAAACATAAATCTGTGGCCCAAGAGTGGCAAATTCCTGATGCCGCCGGTTATGCCATGTCGCGCACCGAGAAAGAGTGTTACGACGCCTTCCAGTCGCTGGAATATGAAGTTAATACCCTTCACACCGCCAACGGTCAGACACCGTTTGTCACTTTCGGTTTTGGCTTGGGCACCAGTTGGCAATCACGCATGATCCAGCAGGCCATTTTGCGTAACCGTATTGCTGGCTTGGGCAAAAATCGCAAAACCGCGGTATTCCCAAAACTGGTGTTTGCTATCCGTGATGGTCTGAATCACAAGTTTGGTGATGCCAATTACGATATCAAACAGTTGGCGCTGGAGTGTGCGACTAAACGCATGTACCCAGACATTCTGAATTACGACCAAGTCGTAAAAGTCACCGGTTCCTTTAAAACCCCAATGGGCTGCCGCAGCTTCCTCGGTGTGTATGAAGAAGAGGGTAAACAGATCCATGATGGCCGTAATAACTTGGGGGTTATCAGCCTTAACCTGCCACGTATTGCGCTGGAAGCCAAAGGCGATGAAGCCCACTTCTGGCAATTACTGGATGAACGCCTGCTGTTAGCCAAGAAAGCCCTGATGACCCGTATTGCCCGTCTGGAAGGGATTAAAGCACGTGTGGCACCGATTCTGTATATGGAAGGGGCTTGCGGCGTGCGCTTACAAGCCGACGACAACGTTTCTGAGATCTTTAAAAATGGCCGCGCATCCATCTCGCTGGGCTTTATCGGTATCCATGAAACGGTTAATGCGCTGTTTGGTCATCAGACCCATGTCTTTGATGACGAAAAATTGCGTGAAAAGGGCGTGGCTATCGTCGAACGGATGAGACAAGCAACAGACACCTGGAAAGATGAAACGGGTTACGCCTTCAGCTTGTACAGCACACCAAGTGAAAACCTGTGTGACCGCTTCTGCCGCCTTGATACCGCTGAATTTGGCGTGGTGGATGGCGTCACCGACAAGGGCTATTACACCAACAGCTTCCATCTGGACGTTGAGAAGAAAGTTAACCCATACGACAAACTGGACTTCGAAGCACCTTACCCACCATTGGCGAACGGCGGCTTCATTTGTTACGGCGAATACCCTAACTTGCAGCATAACCTCAGAGCGTTGGAAGATGTCTGGGATTACAGCTACAGCCGAGTGCCCTATTACGGTACTAACACGCCAATTGATGAGTGCTACGAATGTGGCTTCACCGGTGAATTCTCTTGTACCAGCAAAGGTTTTACCTGCCCGAAATGTGGCAATCATGAGCCATCGAAAGTCTCAGTAACCCGTAGAGTATGTGGCTATCTGGGTAGCCCGGATGCGCGGCCATTCAATGCCGGTAAGCAAGAAGAAGTGAAACGACGCGTGAAACATCTGGCGAATGGACAACTGGGCTAA
- the phnF gene encoding phosphonate metabolism transcriptional regulator PhnF — MHLSRPPTSYPTRYQQIAAQLEQELRGAYRCGDYLPSEQQLADRYQVNRHTLRRAVDELVERGWLQRRQGIGTLVLMRPYDYPLHANARFSQNLLDQGSDPTSERLLAVLRPCIEHVAKALSLAEGTTVIHLRTLRRVNGVPVCVIDHYLPDLRWWPALQQFNSGSLHQFITQHLQQPLNRSQTRISARRAQAKESRLLEIATHAPLLCVRTLNICVDSQQVAEYSVSLTRADMIELTMEH, encoded by the coding sequence ATGCACTTATCTAGACCACCGACCAGCTACCCCACCCGCTATCAACAAATTGCGGCCCAATTAGAACAAGAATTGCGCGGGGCCTATCGTTGTGGCGATTACCTGCCGTCAGAACAACAACTGGCTGATCGCTATCAAGTTAACCGCCATACCCTGCGCCGGGCGGTGGATGAACTGGTTGAGCGCGGCTGGCTACAACGCCGCCAGGGTATCGGCACGCTGGTATTAATGCGCCCATATGACTATCCACTGCATGCTAATGCTCGCTTTAGCCAGAACTTGCTGGATCAAGGTAGTGACCCCACCAGTGAGCGCTTACTCGCAGTTTTGCGCCCGTGTATAGAGCATGTAGCCAAAGCACTCTCACTGGCGGAAGGCACCACCGTGATCCATTTACGTACTCTGCGGCGGGTTAATGGCGTGCCGGTCTGTGTTATCGATCACTACCTGCCAGATCTGCGCTGGTGGCCGGCTTTACAGCAATTCAACTCCGGTTCATTGCATCAATTCATCACCCAGCATTTACAACAACCACTGAATCGTAGCCAAACCCGCATCAGCGCACGTCGTGCGCAGGCAAAAGAGAGCCGCTTACTCGAGATTGCGACTCATGCGCCGCTGCTCTGTGTACGTACCTTAAATATCTGTGTTGATAGTCAGCAAGTGGCGGAATACTCCGTCAGCCTGACGCGGGCCGACATGATTGAATTGACGATGGAGCACTGA
- the phnG gene encoding phosphonate C-P lyase system protein PhnG, with protein METHHTLRQNWMSVLAHSQPAELLAHWQALNLSPQYQVIRAPEIGLNQLQARMGATGRRFILGDMTITRAVIRLNDSMDVYGYSYIAGRNKPHAELCAVLDALLQHSTVKGKPAGLNELLLKTVIHPLAAIQQERRQLRAGAITASKVDFFTLVRGED; from the coding sequence ATGGAAACTCACCATACCCTTCGGCAAAACTGGATGTCGGTGTTAGCCCACAGCCAGCCAGCAGAGCTGCTTGCTCACTGGCAAGCCTTGAATTTGTCACCGCAATACCAAGTGATCCGCGCCCCAGAGATAGGCCTAAACCAATTACAGGCACGGATGGGGGCGACTGGCCGCCGTTTTATCCTTGGCGATATGACCATAACGCGCGCTGTTATCAGGCTTAACGACAGCATGGATGTTTATGGTTACAGCTACATTGCCGGGCGTAATAAGCCTCATGCCGAGCTGTGCGCCGTGCTGGATGCCTTGTTGCAACACTCTACCGTTAAGGGTAAGCCCGCCGGGTTGAATGAATTATTGCTGAAAACCGTGATTCACCCACTGGCCGCAATACAGCAAGAACGGCGGCAATTACGCGCTGGTGCTATCACGGCCAGTAAGGTTGATTTCTTCACCTTGGTGCGGGGAGAGGACTGA
- a CDS encoding NAD(P)H-dependent oxidoreductase — protein MSGILVLTSHRHPDESRINRRLIEAIRPLANVTVHELMREYPDFQIDVVREQELLKSHDVIVMMFPFYWYSSPAILSEWQDAVLTHGFAYGSGGNKLQGKPLQLVVSTGGKAQDYTPQGYNRYPALDLLLPFHAMANLTGMDYLPPFLVQGANEMSEDTLDRYVQGVVGLVKGF, from the coding sequence ATGTCCGGTATTTTAGTTTTAACATCCCATCGTCACCCAGATGAGTCTCGTATTAACCGTCGGTTGATAGAGGCAATCCGCCCATTAGCGAATGTCACGGTGCATGAATTGATGCGTGAATACCCTGATTTTCAAATAGATGTGGTGCGGGAACAGGAGTTGTTGAAGTCACATGATGTGATTGTGATGATGTTTCCGTTTTACTGGTACAGCTCACCGGCTATTTTAAGTGAATGGCAGGATGCGGTATTAACTCATGGTTTTGCCTACGGCAGTGGTGGCAATAAGCTACAGGGTAAGCCGTTGCAGTTGGTGGTTTCCACGGGTGGGAAGGCACAGGATTATACGCCACAAGGATATAACCGTTATCCGGCGTTGGATCTGTTATTACCCTTCCATGCGATGGCGAACCTGACCGGGATGGATTATTTGCCACCGTTTTTGGTGCAGGGGGCAAATGAGATGTCTGAAGATACTTTAGATCGTTATGTTCAGGGTGTGGTGGGGTTGGTTAAGGGGTTTTAG
- a CDS encoding ABC transporter permease translates to MSMITFCHALKRSPSTSIGLFILSSLVIIAIFAPWLAPQDPNWQNAADRLLPPGAHHWLGTDSYGRDMLSRLIYGTRPTLGLVLLVTVITLPLGLLVGVLSGYYGGWLERILMRITDVVMSMPRLILAFAFVAMLGPGLINGALALALTTWPAYARQARAEIQLLRKSDYLAAAEMMGIKGLRLLWGHILPMCLPSAVVRLALDLAGIILAAAGLGFLGLGARPPMSEWGSMVADGMQVIFDQWWIAAIPGCAILLSSMAFNLLGDGLRDILDPHHD, encoded by the coding sequence ATGTCGATGATAACCTTCTGCCACGCGCTAAAGCGTTCCCCCTCCACCAGCATTGGGCTGTTTATTCTCTCCTCACTGGTGATCATTGCGATTTTCGCCCCGTGGTTAGCGCCACAAGATCCCAACTGGCAAAACGCAGCCGACCGTTTATTACCGCCGGGTGCACACCACTGGCTCGGTACTGACAGTTATGGCCGCGATATGCTGTCGCGCCTGATTTACGGCACCCGCCCAACCTTAGGGCTGGTACTGTTGGTTACCGTGATCACACTACCATTGGGGTTGCTGGTCGGCGTGCTGTCCGGTTATTACGGTGGCTGGCTCGAACGCATTTTGATGCGCATCACTGATGTAGTGATGTCGATGCCACGGCTGATTCTGGCCTTTGCCTTCGTGGCGATGCTCGGCCCCGGTTTGATTAATGGCGCATTGGCATTGGCACTGACTACCTGGCCGGCCTATGCCCGTCAGGCCAGAGCCGAGATCCAATTATTACGCAAAAGTGATTATCTGGCCGCCGCTGAAATGATGGGAATTAAAGGTCTTCGGCTGCTGTGGGGCCATATTTTACCCATGTGTCTTCCCTCGGCGGTGGTGCGTCTGGCGCTGGATTTAGCAGGCATTATTTTGGCCGCTGCCGGGTTAGGTTTCCTCGGCCTGGGTGCCCGACCGCCGATGTCCGAATGGGGATCAATGGTTGCCGACGGAATGCAGGTTATCTTCGATCAATGGTGGATCGCCGCCATTCCAGGCTGCGCCATTTTGCTCAGCAGTATGGCTTTTAATCTGTTAGGCGATGGCCTGCGCGATATTTTGGATCCTCACCATGACTGA
- the nrdG gene encoding anaerobic ribonucleoside-triphosphate reductase-activating protein yields the protein MNYHQYYPVDVINGPGTRCTLFVSGCVHECVGCYNKSTWRLNSGKPFTREIEDQIVADLNDTRIHRQGLSLSGGDPLHPQNLSAILQLVKRVRNECDGKDIWIWTGYTLAELTDEQQQVVDLINVLVDGKFVQDLKDPSLLWRGSGNQVIHHLR from the coding sequence ATAAATTATCATCAATACTACCCGGTCGATGTCATCAACGGCCCAGGCACACGCTGCACGCTGTTCGTCTCTGGCTGCGTGCACGAGTGTGTCGGCTGTTATAACAAAAGTACCTGGCGACTGAATTCGGGTAAGCCATTTACCCGTGAAATAGAGGATCAGATAGTTGCTGATCTGAATGATACCCGTATCCATCGGCAGGGGTTATCCCTCTCCGGCGGTGATCCGCTGCACCCGCAAAACCTGTCCGCGATACTGCAACTGGTTAAGCGAGTGCGTAATGAGTGCGACGGCAAAGATATCTGGATCTGGACAGGTTACACTTTGGCTGAACTGACCGACGAACAACAACAAGTGGTTGATCTGATCAACGTGTTGGTTGACGGCAAGTTCGTGCAAGATCTAAAAGATCCCTCACTGCTCTGGCGCGGCAGCGGTAATCAGGTTATCCATCACCTGCGTTAA
- a CDS encoding ABC transporter substrate-binding protein — MKAKILSLLVLTALSGSALAATPPDTLVVVQSLDDIVSLDPAESNELSSIQTVPSLYQRLVQADRDNPAKVVPILAESWQGDAAAKTLTVKLRPKAEFASGNPVQADDVIYSFTRAIKMNRSPAFILNVLGWDASNIDQHLKKIDNKTVQLSWSADVSPAVALNILSTPIASIVDKKAVTANVKENDYGNAWLKMHSAGSGPFKMRVYQPHQAIVLDANPTSPGDKPLIKNIIIKNVPDPSARRLLIQQGDADIARELGPDQTAALKTQAGVKVVEIPSAEQNYLVFNTANPANPLLSKPQFWQAARYLVDYEGITKDLLKGQYFVHQSFLPVGLPGALESKPFTFDPAKAKEILAKAGIKDATLTLDVENKPPFITIAQSLQASFAQGGVKLVLLPAAGSQVYGRVRAKQHQSAIRLWIPDYFDAHSNASAFAYNDGKSSTVAGLNGWVIPELNKQTLAAVAEADPAKRTALYTQLQQELQQNSPYIFIDQAKAQVVLRDNVKGYQQGLNADMVYYDRVSK, encoded by the coding sequence ATGAAAGCTAAAATTCTGTCATTATTGGTTTTGACAGCACTATCTGGTAGCGCACTTGCAGCAACGCCGCCAGATACTCTGGTTGTAGTGCAATCCCTGGATGATATCGTCAGTCTTGATCCGGCTGAAAGTAATGAACTGTCGAGCATTCAGACGGTTCCGAGTCTCTACCAGCGTCTGGTACAGGCTGATCGCGATAATCCGGCAAAAGTAGTGCCGATCCTTGCTGAAAGTTGGCAAGGTGATGCCGCAGCCAAAACCCTGACGGTGAAATTACGCCCTAAGGCTGAGTTTGCTTCTGGTAACCCAGTGCAGGCCGATGACGTGATTTACTCCTTTACCCGTGCGATAAAAATGAACCGTTCACCAGCTTTCATCCTTAATGTACTGGGCTGGGACGCAAGCAATATCGATCAACATCTGAAAAAGATTGATAACAAGACCGTGCAACTGAGCTGGAGCGCCGATGTTAGCCCTGCGGTTGCTCTGAATATCTTATCAACCCCAATCGCCTCAATTGTTGATAAGAAAGCCGTCACCGCCAATGTAAAAGAAAATGATTATGGCAATGCCTGGCTGAAAATGCACTCAGCCGGTAGTGGCCCATTCAAAATGCGGGTGTATCAGCCGCACCAAGCCATTGTGCTGGACGCCAACCCGACATCTCCGGGTGATAAGCCGCTGATTAAAAATATTATTATCAAGAACGTACCGGACCCAAGCGCCCGCCGCCTGTTGATTCAGCAGGGTGATGCGGATATTGCCCGCGAATTGGGGCCAGATCAGACAGCCGCGCTGAAAACGCAAGCCGGCGTCAAGGTAGTTGAGATCCCATCAGCGGAACAAAACTATTTGGTTTTCAATACGGCTAATCCCGCTAACCCATTACTGAGCAAACCCCAATTCTGGCAGGCTGCCCGCTATTTGGTTGATTATGAAGGGATTACTAAAGATCTGCTGAAAGGCCAATATTTCGTGCATCAAAGCTTCCTGCCGGTTGGTTTACCGGGCGCACTGGAAAGCAAGCCTTTCACCTTTGATCCGGCTAAAGCCAAAGAGATTTTGGCCAAAGCAGGTATTAAAGATGCCACATTGACACTGGATGTTGAGAACAAACCACCGTTTATCACTATCGCTCAGTCGTTACAGGCAAGTTTTGCCCAAGGTGGCGTGAAACTGGTGTTACTGCCAGCAGCAGGCAGCCAGGTGTATGGCCGAGTTCGAGCCAAACAACATCAGTCTGCTATCCGTTTGTGGATCCCGGATTACTTCGATGCGCACTCCAATGCCAGCGCCTTTGCCTATAACGACGGCAAAAGCAGCACCGTTGCGGGTTTAAACGGTTGGGTTATTCCTGAGCTGAATAAACAAACATTGGCCGCCGTTGCAGAAGCCGATCCGGCAAAACGCACTGCGCTCTACACCCAGTTGCAACAAGAGCTGCAACAGAACTCGCCTTATATCTTTATTGATCAAGCCAAAGCACAAGTTGTGCTGCGAGATAACGTAAAAGGCTATCAGCAAGGTCTGAATGCGGATATGGTCTATTATGACCGTGTCAGCAAATAG
- a CDS encoding LysR family transcriptional regulator, whose protein sequence is MSLPLDIHRLLPAFLTAAQSENFSTAARQLGITPAAVSKNIRVLEEKLALRLFQRNTHSVVLTDEGKTLLARVAPLWQALSNTLDTVRNNDEQQPSGTVRVSVIPGFGRQLLMPLIPKFMARYPQIDLDLSLEARVVNLVGEGFDVGIGTRIDPDSRLIARQFYPMQMLLAASPAYLARNGSPTSPQDLYQHQCLIHRNPSNGRRVKWQLQQNNEVQSLELSGRLISSQPDMLLHAALADMGITYVAQWHAASHFADGSLMPVLASYWPAPTPVWLYYASADLPPRVRVWVDFLLKHFGPHHALSAQ, encoded by the coding sequence ATGTCGCTGCCTTTGGATATTCATCGTTTACTGCCCGCTTTTCTCACCGCAGCTCAGAGTGAGAACTTCTCCACCGCCGCCAGACAGCTAGGTATCACACCTGCTGCGGTCAGCAAGAATATCCGCGTACTGGAAGAAAAACTGGCGCTACGTCTGTTTCAGCGCAATACCCACAGCGTGGTGCTAACGGATGAAGGCAAAACATTACTGGCACGAGTGGCACCACTGTGGCAGGCACTTTCCAACACACTGGATACGGTGCGTAATAATGATGAGCAACAACCCAGTGGTACGGTACGGGTCAGTGTCATCCCCGGCTTTGGCCGCCAACTGTTGATGCCACTTATTCCAAAATTTATGGCGCGTTATCCACAGATTGATTTGGATCTTTCATTGGAGGCCAGAGTGGTGAATTTGGTCGGAGAAGGATTTGATGTCGGTATCGGTACTCGCATCGATCCCGATAGCCGCTTAATTGCCCGCCAGTTTTACCCAATGCAAATGCTTCTGGCGGCATCCCCTGCTTATCTGGCCCGCAATGGTTCACCCACCAGCCCACAGGATCTCTATCAACATCAGTGTTTAATACACCGTAATCCATCAAATGGCCGGAGAGTAAAATGGCAATTGCAGCAAAATAATGAGGTACAATCTTTAGAGTTGTCAGGTCGTTTGATCTCTTCCCAGCCGGATATGCTGCTACATGCCGCATTAGCGGATATGGGGATCACCTATGTGGCACAATGGCATGCAGCATCACATTTTGCTGACGGTAGCCTTATGCCCGTATTGGCGAGTTACTGGCCCGCCCCTACCCCAGTATGGCTTTATTATGCTTCTGCCGATTTACCGCCCAGAGTCCGCGTTTGGGTTGATTTTCTGTTAAAACATTTCGGTCCGCATCACGCTTTATCCGCACAATAA
- a CDS encoding ABC transporter ATP-binding protein encodes MTDKIFAVEGLSVDFKQQRVVDNISFQLGHERVALVGESGSGKSITARALMGLVRSPGKVSAKKLSYYSDNTDAQGNPGKIVEHDLTSLKPKQWGALRGSEIAMVLQDPRYALNPVRTVGKQIEESLLLHNALSGADAHERVLNALAAVGLNEGAYHSYPGQLSGGMGQRAMLAIALVNNPRVLIADEPTSALDAKLRNQILELIVEQTEQRNMSLLLISHDLPLVAEHCHRVLVMYQGKLVDQGAAADLPYSTHPYTHTLWACRPNAGTYGTDLPVLDRSADFSGGSHGTD; translated from the coding sequence ATGACTGATAAAATTTTCGCCGTTGAAGGCTTGAGTGTCGACTTTAAACAACAGCGGGTGGTGGATAATATCTCTTTCCAGCTTGGCCATGAGCGCGTCGCTCTGGTTGGTGAATCTGGTTCCGGTAAATCTATTACTGCCAGAGCATTGATGGGATTAGTCCGCTCACCGGGCAAAGTCAGCGCCAAAAAGCTGAGTTATTACTCTGACAATACCGATGCACAAGGAAACCCCGGTAAGATCGTCGAACACGATTTGACATCCCTCAAGCCGAAACAGTGGGGTGCGTTACGTGGCAGTGAAATTGCTATGGTGCTGCAAGACCCCCGCTACGCACTGAATCCGGTGCGAACCGTGGGTAAGCAAATTGAAGAATCCTTGCTGTTACATAATGCCCTTTCAGGGGCTGATGCTCATGAGCGGGTATTAAACGCACTGGCCGCCGTTGGGCTGAATGAAGGTGCTTATCACAGCTATCCCGGCCAACTCTCCGGCGGAATGGGCCAGCGGGCGATGTTAGCTATAGCGTTGGTGAATAACCCTCGAGTATTAATTGCCGACGAACCAACATCAGCCTTAGATGCCAAACTGCGTAATCAAATTCTTGAATTGATTGTTGAACAAACCGAGCAGCGCAATATGAGTTTACTGTTGATAAGCCACGATTTGCCGTTGGTCGCTGAGCATTGCCATCGCGTGCTGGTGATGTATCAAGGGAAACTGGTCGATCAGGGGGCGGCGGCAGATTTACCTTATTCAACTCATCCTTATACCCATACGTTATGGGCTTGCCGCCCGAATGCCGGCACCTATGGCACTGACTTGCCAGTATTAGATCGCAGCGCTGATTTCTCTGGAGGTTCCCATGGCACTGATTGA
- a CDS encoding ABC transporter ATP-binding protein produces the protein MALIEVNNLRVSFPQKNQVKTAVESVSFAVEAGETFSLIGASGCGKSTVLRTLAGLQREWQGEITLLGTPLRPGHRFTGQLRKDVQMVFQDPYASLHPQHNIQRTLGEPLKIHGEKNIQQRIVSALEQVGLPASAAQRYPHQFSGGQRQRIAIARALLLRPKLLLLDEPTSALDMSVQAEILNLLNHLKREHGMTYLLVSHDSDVVAHMSERAALMESGKIVREFTRQDLELAEHFMG, from the coding sequence ATGGCACTGATTGAAGTCAATAATCTTCGGGTCAGTTTCCCTCAGAAGAATCAGGTAAAAACAGCGGTTGAATCCGTAAGTTTTGCGGTTGAAGCGGGTGAAACCTTCAGCCTGATCGGTGCATCCGGTTGTGGTAAATCCACCGTATTACGCACTCTGGCCGGTCTACAGCGAGAATGGCAAGGAGAGATAACCTTGCTGGGTACACCGTTACGGCCAGGGCACCGTTTCACCGGCCAACTGCGTAAAGATGTGCAGATGGTGTTTCAAGACCCTTATGCCTCGCTGCACCCTCAGCATAATATCCAGCGCACACTGGGTGAGCCATTAAAGATTCATGGTGAAAAGAATATCCAGCAGCGAATTGTCAGTGCATTAGAGCAAGTAGGTCTGCCTGCTTCTGCCGCCCAGCGTTACCCTCATCAGTTCTCTGGCGGCCAGCGCCAACGTATTGCTATTGCCCGCGCCTTGCTGCTACGCCCTAAACTGTTGTTGTTGGATGAGCCAACCTCGGCGTTAGATATGTCAGTGCAGGCAGAGATCCTCAATTTGCTCAATCACTTGAAACGCGAACATGGCATGACATATTTATTGGTCAGCCACGACAGCGATGTGGTGGCCCATATGTCTGAACGCGCGGCCCTGATGGAGAGCGGGAAGATAGTAAGAGAGTTTACCCGGCAGGATTTAGAGCTGGCTGAGCATTTTATGGGATAG